Part of the Mya arenaria isolate MELC-2E11 chromosome 8, ASM2691426v1 genome, TTTACTTTGCTGGAACCCTAGACGACGCGAGAATCAAGGCGTCACTTTCATCAGCATTCAACCTGTTTTTTTGTTACAATGACGTACATGTAATAGCTACGCTCCAagtaataaacatttcatttgtgaAACAGGTCTCGTACTATATATTGATGAAGACGTGAACAATATATATGGTCCTGGTTGCATTAGCAATAACAAGAGCACTGCGGAGAACTACTTTGTGTGATTTAAGCCCAACGAGGGGCATGACTTCAATTAGTATATCCAGAGTTTTTGGCTTTCTGCCCATTGGACAATATATTGTCACTAGTCAATACATTGTCACTGGTAAAATGTGAAAATGGTTTCATGATTTTGTAATGAGTTTTGAGTCATATCGAGTGTTAAAGTTCTAGCACAACCATGTTAACAATTTGGGTTAAAACCAGCTTTTTTTTGCCAGTCAGAATAAGGCGCTATTTGCATTGCTCCTCGAAGAATCCATGTTTTTGTCCACTCATCTATTTCAATTTTATGCCTGCATTAAATCTTTTGGACCAACtgcagtattttgaaataagttgACATGCGTAATACGTCAGTTAAAGGTTAATGTCCAGAACTCCTATTTTGATAAAAGGATTTCTAACTTCTAAATTTAAACATTCAGCCAatcaaacatatacaaataatagCACATACTCCAAATATTAATGTCGATAAAACGCCAATCATGCTGGACAATGATGATGACTTAGCTAATACAAAGCCGACCATGTTTTTGGACAACGATTAAAGTAAACCATCTGCCTCGAAAGTTAATTTTGATGAGTATGCCGAATAGACGCCAGATGAAGAGGTAAAAAACTCATCTTTAAAAGGACCTcgttgaacatatatatataatgataaacttTTCGAGGAAAATGTATTGTGAAAATGTCTTATTGCTACTGATGTCTGTTATATGTGATCTTGTTTTCTGCtaaatcaaacataatttaaaattaagatcAGCTTGCTCTCTGATAGCTCTATTAACCTTAATGTAACCTTTCGATGCCTGGTGacccatataattttggtataatttaggAGATATATGATTGCTGATAACTGattatatatgaacaaaaaCAGGGTATATATTAAGTTACaagtttttatatttgttctttatttcaaatttaatcggaataaaatgtattgagctattttgcaatctttgacGGTCCTAAAAAACTGTTTTGCTATAAAAAAAACCCACGTTTTTGgggttttctttttttgcacACAAAACCCTTTAAaacgatatcaaaataatatgagGTCATTAggcatttaataataacaaatttgttCTTTGAATTCCTTATCATAAAGAAATTAGATGGTAATTCATGTATGTTGTTTGTACTTTAAATTATCATTGCAAACTCGAGAGTTGTACTATGCACTACAACTGTTTGTATAATGaaacattcaacaaaataaGTTTCAGGGTCACCTATTGTAGAAATTGTTCAATAACTGTCATCggccaaaaaaataaagtttaaggAAGGTTGCTAACAGAAATATCGATGAAGACATGAAAGTGTAGCAAAGTATAGGCCAGAGTATGTGAACACAATcttaatgtaaaatatgttgtttaaaacactGACCCTTGATTATTTTTGTTGAGTTTAATGTCTGCTATTTACAGCtaattatctaaaatatgcTTACATAAAGGTGTTAgtatgatttataataaaaaagaacaacagtGACTTTGATAAAGTCTTTAAAAGGATTTGcacatttaagttttaattttaactgttCCAACAGAATTTTCaatattctgtttttaatttCTATAATAGGATATTCGTAACATCGTGGGTAACATCCTGATGGAATGGTACAATAATTACAAACACATTGGCTACGATGTTGAGGGACGCCACCTGGTTAAGCCACAGCAGTGAGATAACTTGGATGACTTCCTGAACAACGTTGATGATCCTAACTACTGGTAGGCAGATTTGGATTGTCTCCCTTGTTTCAAGGTTATTTTCAAACACAATTCATTGTAAACAGatattacatattaattttaagttacAATGACCATGCAAAAGACTTGAAGCTTTTAACACGCTGAAAACTCATTTTCTATTCTTTCTGTTATTTGTCTGTTTAGAACTTGGCAATTTTCTTATCAGACCCACTGAAATTTTACTTGGTTCGTGGGTCAGGCGGGTTTTTGTGACCTCTGCATGTATACTTATGTACATTTATGGTTTAGAGGGGAAAATGGAGTTGAAGCCAATACTTAGACTCTCTTGGTCTGTCAAATAGGACATAAGGAGCCATGATTACATACAGTCTCAAATCCAAAGACAGACTCAGCAAGTAAATATACAAAACTACAgttcattgtaaatatttttctaattgagaatttatgataaaatttgCTGAGCTTCATTACTTTTGAAAATTGTccaattctttacatttatttttgtcaaaaatatggAGTAAAGATGTTTTTTGTGATTGAGCAAAAATGCTTTTCTGCGTGTAAGCCTCGACTCGGACTTGAGTCTGTTCGTTATCATGGGCCCTGATATTGTTTCTACCTCGGAAACTTACTCGGTCCATTCTGTTTTGTATGAATGCCATTAAGTAAAAGCCCCTTGGCATTTACTTGCCTTTCCCCTTAGGGCAAGTGCATTTTCCACTGACTGATAGCTcataaatgcttttattttatcaagttGACTGGTCAGAACATTGTGCTGAGTAAGGACGATGTCGAGTTGATACAGATTCTACAGAGAAAGAAACATCAAAAACTCGCTAATGAGGAACTATATGACGTAAGCTAGTTTCCCTTTAATATTTTGAGAGTTGAATTAAGGCACAAAACCATACTGCtaattgtgttttgttattgaCATGATGTTGAAAAGTATTATTCACGCATGCCCTCAGTAATTAAGGATTTTGCTTCACAATAGGTTTGATTGAATCCGAGTTCCAAGTGAACAAGTATGTGGTTTATTCAGGGCTTCATCACACTCTTTTCTTTTGTTTGAAGGTTTTTAATCAGGTTTTCTCATAGCGAAAGAATGACATTTGTTGTTGCTCAAAGGGCAGGCGGCCAGTTTCAAAAACACCTATGAAACTGATTTACTTTAGTTTGGGTAGACATATCTCGACCAATCTTAATTTATAGGAAGAAATTAAgaatacctttcatgggattccGTTTTGGGCCCCTAgtgtcaaagtcactgttaataaaatagaaaaacagttgaaactgaataacttaggattgacatatcttgactgaAATTGGtacataggaagagtttatggaacCTTTTTatgggattgcttttggggCCTCTtttgtcaaggtcaaggttactgttactaaaagtagaaatgattaactttagttagggttgacatatcttgacaaaACTTGGAGGGAGAGTTTATTGAGGACTTCAAAGGGATTGCATTTGAgccctcaaaggtcaaggtcgctgttacttaaaatagaaaaaaacagttgaaacttaattactttagttagggttgacatatcttgaccttacttggtatgtaggaagagtttatggaggacttccacgGGATTGCATTTGATGCGCCTTggaagaataaaaaaaaaacaagcaagtGTTGGCATTCTCtctgtttcatatatatgttcataataaaatatgttcttgtttgtgttaaaatatttaatttatagacTCATTTGAGTATGACTTAGGTGTCCAGTTTATTGGAATACATAGTTCATATGAAATGTCccagttttatataacataatgattaatttgattaataaaGGATAAAAATACACATGATTAGTTATTGTTAAAAGATGATCATAATATGAAAATTCACTTGATCCTGatcattttgtatatatatcctATTATCACCATTAAATGAGTCCTTCTCCAATAACAtcaattaaattacattttttatagctaaggccactccttttttattttttagttttcaagaatttttggaaaaaatgtccaccgggtgcatacatgccatattttctggagaccattcagggggatttgttcaaaaggctgaaaattcagggggattttggttgtattcagggggatttttttagcaggtctaagttggcgaaattttaaagtatttttagacgcaagtacgaaaaaatgtattcacatatagtttgctttgaaaacctcttaactttttcattatacagaattattttatgtcatgatttatcatattcttatgatacactgtcatgtcatactgtaatgcacttgcagaacaaaatatgtcattggaaaaatatgttttcgagacaattaaattaaatttaccttcctccaaagtcttaaaaaaatgtgcttaattctatcagcttgatgactttcagacaataagagtatagaataaatattattaatttcttccttccaaaatagtaatatttctttgcctttgataattactacaaattaattgatcacttgttgtaaaagtttccttttggaatttcacccttgtggagttgtttctttacatacaGTTTCAcccacatactgtggtttcacttactttgtcattattgcctgatgtaaaatttctaaaaaaaataataatttttatctcccgccgggagaccgggggatggatcgaaaaaAAATCCCCCGCCGggagatatggcatgtatgcggGAGGtcgaaaaaaaaggaaaaaaaagaagaaaaaaagtcatACTCTttaagggtgaaaatcagagaacaacataaaaacattgaaaatttatatcatttacttaacattttaaatttttaaactgctattaatgcctgttttaatacactcaaagttctaatcaaacacacagtttaaatcttacatactgtgcatataaaacatcaatgaaattgactataaaacatgtttacatgtataaactacactttttatcaaagatacattgaatatcactcagcaagacatttgtttatctttaagggtatgctaaagcaaaagtgaatgcagaacacttaaaaactgatcaatattaaattgaaaaaaagagaaggcgGATTtcacgcattaaaatacacaaaaaattgcactgtattaaaacaatacattacattttctaaacattgtttcagttatttcaatattggaaaatgtcaataaagtgaaataattaccaaataaggaagtaacattttatgaagacatttgagctttaatattgtgaaaacaattcctgaaaaactaaaaaccaaactagacctagatttgagttttaatatcCCTTATTAcgcggggtcctagttgtgtttaacccgatccatgctaagtctgtgtattttcggaccgggatatttaccatgggatgttcaccaaacactttgctttgcacatgtcggtcggtcggtccgtcggtagaccaaagcttgtccgactgataactcaacaatgcctgaacgtatggtcatcaaacttgacatgaaggttgggcctggccagtagataacccctattgattttagggctcatcgggtcaaaggtcaaggtcacagtgacctttaatggtaaaataattttaaagcttgtccgagtgataactcaacaatgcctacatctatgttcatcaaacttgatatggaagttgggcctgaccagtagatgacgtCTATTGTTtctgggggtcatcgggccaaaggtcaaggtcacagtgatattgaatggtaaaaggttgtccgagtcaaaactcgacaatgcctgcacccatggccctcatactggacttggaggtttggcctgaccagtagatgactcctattgttgttgttgtttttttttttggggggggggtcattgggccaaaggtcaaggtcaaaaataccttgaatgataaaaggttgtccgagtgataactcaacaatacttgcacccatggccctcaaacttgacttggaggtttggcccgaccagtagatgacccctattgattctcgggggtcaaaggtcaaggtcacagtgaccttgaaagcaaacttgataATTCCTgaacctatggtcatcaaacttgacatgaaggttgggcctgaccagtagatgacccctcttgactttgggggtcatagggccaaggtcaaggtcacagtgaccttgaaaacaaaatcaacaatttctggacgtatggtcatcaaacttaacatgaaggttcggcctgaccagtagatgacccctcttgactttgggggtcatcgggcaaggtcagggtcacagtaacctttaacgctaaaaaagttaacaaatcttctcccagtgatatctcaacaatgcccgaacctatgatcatcaaacttgacatggaagatGACCTTGAATTTAGgagtcatcaggtcaaaggtcaagttcacagtaaTTTTGagtgcgaaaatgtttcgagtgataactcgacaaagcctgcacccatggctctcaaacttgtCTTGGAGTTGCGTCTggcctgtagatgaccccttatgattttcacggtgaccttgaacgaaaaaagcttgtctgtgtgaaaacttgtcaatgcctgcacccatggccctcaaacttgacatatagatttttggtgaccagctgattcctggattttgaggtcatagagtcaaaggtcatggtcataacacactctattctcacactttgaatggtcataatcctAAAACTACCttaacggcatccaatgtcagtgacaaatcagctgtcattttggtccatgcaaatttcattcaattgtccataaaatcctgacaacatggcgctcagggggggggggggcataatgtttgacaaacatctcttgttcatctataaacaacaatattttcatgacctaaattggcggtgaaaaacaacaaccacgtgacagttattgtttgtgttggctgttaaatttgccaatgtttattgctattgttagtttaacaactcctgcatattttaattaattatgccatacaaagaatgactgctatcgtcaattccgccattacCAACGGcactgccataacagttgactggctcacatgctatcaatataaattggcgaatacggctacggaacaacaaaccagtcgagatcttactgcattcgtactcttatcaaTTCGTTTTATTTTCCTTTCGCACCAAactcaatacggtcgggaaaataattttgaaaaaaagtgaaattcattttttattttttttgtacttttcggaaaattagacacgccggttttgtaaaccaatttatataaaagtagtggcctaactataatctataaaataaaatgtcaaacacaAAATGCACACATAATTACAATGTCACTAGGTTGTATCGAATGTCTGTGTAACAGTGTTTCCATTCAGCACATCATCAACTAGATCTCTGTTAAAAACTGATTCATGCTGTAGACCTTTTCCCTCTGTCTCTCTACTGAAGTTCCACCACCAGAATATTATCTTGCTTTCCCCCAACAATGAGCCTGCCAGTGTATGGGCTGTACCAAGCTGCCTTTGGACAGTTGATACCATCTTCTTTTCTGACCAGTGTGGCCAGCTTCTTCTTGCCTTCCTGATCAACCTGTACCACCATGTTGTTGTACCatgaacacacaaacacatggcCGTCCTCACTCACATGTACATCACATGCTGTACTAATGTCTGGATCCTTTAGTGTAGCTACAATGCTGCCATTCATATCAATTGTAAATAGTTTGGGATCGTAATAGTTACAAATGTAGATCTTATTGCCAACTTGGTTCAAAGCAAAGTGAATCACTGTCTGCCTTCCTGATCTGTTTTCAAGTATCTTCTTGACTTGCTTGCCAGCGTGGGTGTAGATGTACAGGGCTGTTATGGAGCCCACATACAGCTGTTCTTCATGGTGCCTGATGGACACACAGTCATGGTCAACTGAGAACTTTCTTGTCATCGTGATAGTGCCAGCTGACACAGTGAGAAAGTGGACCTCATGAGTGACATCTTCAGGCCAGTTTACTGCTACAGCCACCTGATTTCCACTGATATGACATATGTCTTTGGGCTCTATAGGGACATCACACTGGGCTATTACCTTATAGTCCCTGTTCAATACCTTAACGCTGTTGTTGCGGTCATCTGCAATAACAATCTCTCCTGATGGAAGTTCTGTTATACCAATGATAGAACAGTTTTTTGTCTCTGGCTTGATTTTCACATTGAATGTTGATTTTTTCCCAGTCTTGAAAACCCTGGAGATATGAGTCTGTTTAGAAGACTTATTTTCGGACAGCTGATGACCAATCTTTATTTCTAAGTTTTCTTGGACATTTCCCAGTATGTTAAAATCAGACAGTAGTTGTGTAATTGTGGTTTCAGGCTTGAATGTTGCAGTCAGTTCAGGTTTGGTTGACAACTCCTGGAGCAGGCTCTTGGCCTCTGCCATCTTCTTTTCACACTTCCTGAAACCAATGTAGGAGCTTGGTTCATTGTCCTTGCACTGGGCTTGGATTGTGTCCATCAAGGCCTTCAGCTGGTCGTGTATGCTTGTGCAGGAGTCGATGTCATTCTGAAGTGTGTCATCCAGGTTAGCCAGGACACTGTTCATCTGTTCCACTGTCTTCTTCTCCAGCTCATCTAGCAGCTGGTTCAGTTTCTTCCTAAGGTCCTTGATCTTTGTCAGCATGGACCTGCCAGAGGTCTTCAAGGAGCATTGGTTCTTCTTTCTGACCTCTCTTACCTGATTCAGACTTGTTGTTACCTTAGCAACCTTAGATGGAAGCTGCTTGAAGTAAGCCATCGTGTGTATGCCCTTGGCCAGGTCCGAGATCAAATTGATGCTTCTGCACATCCTGTTGTAGAgagaatgaaataaagaaaattagtGACGAGAGGACATATCATAGAATCAAAAATGAAGTTATAAGTGTGAACAGTCTTTGATTTCtgtgaaaagataaacaagttaatccaaatatttatcaacaggCCATTGATTGAACTATAGTCTATACCTTATTATGTGTGTGCAAGTGTTTTTGTctaagaatatgtttttgttgtctCTTTGTTTTTCCATGATATGGCCTTGGTGCCTTTCAACTTTTCTAAAGGCCAcgccaaattgatatttcgttacACAGATATACAACACCTTTTTGGTATAGTTTATGCCTCTGAAGTTGCAAATAGTAATCGGACTGTCCATCCAATGTCCCagtggtttccgatcaataactgaatTATGCTTAGGCCTAGAGACATACACCTTGATATGtaatgaccagtagatgattttTAGGTCAAttggtcaatggtcaaggtagTGGTGACATCAAGCTGTAAATTATTTTCCAATAAATAACTGGGGAAGGCTGTTGCCCATATACCTCAAACCTGGTTGGCAGGTTGGTAACGAGCCGCAGATGCACACTATTGATTTTAAAGGTCATGAGTTAAAGGTCAAGATCTTGCAGACCTGAAGCTGAAAATCTGTTTTTGATAAAGATTCGAAGAAACTAAGACCCAGTATTCAAAATATTGGTGGGTAGGTTGGAAAACAGCAGCATATtaaccatattgattttgatgtcagTTAGACAAAAGTCAAGGTTGTGATGATCTCAAGCTGAAAATCAATTTGCAGCACATAtacctcaaacttggtacacaggTTGGTAATGACCAGCAGATCAGtgatattgattttgaggtcggTAGGTGAAAGGTAAGGTTAAGGTGACCTCAAGCTTAAAATCTGTTCTtcatcaataactgaagaactcGAACTTGTCATTTCCTTGAACATACATTGCTCTTGTTACAGATCAATATTTCCATTACTTTATAAGAAGGTAGGGTAGGTCATCATGCATATGTGTTACATAATCAAGGCTATCTGTCCATATGCAGTCTCAAAAGTCGGTCCTACTGGGTCTATCTGGAGCATATGTCACATATTATCAtgtgacatctcttgtttatattttcttgcGAACTAAACTGTTTTTCACAAAagaactttatatatttttataaaaagcaaATCCATGATGCATCAAAAgcaataacatgtaataatattattgattaCAAGCTATACCTTGGTTGCTGCTTGCAGTTTATTTAGCCatcacatatttttatgtattacacatgtgtaatttaacacttttttagtcagaaaatgttttactccgcatgtttgtaaacaaattaattggcaaaAATAATTGCTTAAATTTGCAATATTCTAGCAAGTCATGCCTTAAATtctcattttgtatttatgataGGGGTTTATTTGAGAACAATATTACATTTTCTGTACTTGCTTTGTATAAACaggaaatgatgtcataaacatataacacattATGATGTTATTTTACCAGATATGAGAATCAGattttgtttaagtatattgtttttgttattcttACTGGATATCGTTTTATTGtgtattaacataatttaaacgaTCAGATTTTTTCTGTGGTTTCTGTGTATCATTCCGGGTACAACATTTCTGGAATGCATGTAGCGAGGGAAATGGCGTTGCTTTGTTGTATTTGGCTCATGATCACTAGAACAGGTGAAATAGGTAGGTTGATCTTGCTATTTTCTACTGGAAAAGCATGTGATATAAAGAATCTGACACTCATCATCATatcatacataattttattcaactCATCCATGAATTGTGTTAGTTAGTTTGCCAAAGGCTCGCTTTCTAACATTTATTTCCTGAACTCTTTGAGTTCAATTGTGTATCATATGGCGTCTATTTATGTCTAACACTTCTGACAGACTGAAACAGTTGTATAAGATGAATTATCTTTGTGGTATTTCCTTTATATCACACTTACAACTGTTAATTAAGTTATAATGATTCAAGGTTATCATTCTTAATGCTCAAATATGgaaaactatatttatattcttatttcaccTGCTTATTGCTTTTTCACC contains:
- the LOC128242338 gene encoding uncharacterized protein LOC128242338, which codes for MASKLTGSLKGSMSMASDLIHDFVCSPCQEDKLNTEAKYFCRDCSKYYCDQCLTFHSKILKKHIVLGYEDVDKWGGRGDTLISCDLHSSKVIELMCEDHAEMCCQLCVTLNHRMCRSINLISDLAKGIHTMAYFKQLPSKVAKVTTSLNQVREVRKKNQCSLKTSGRSMLTKIKDLRKKLNQLLDELEKKTVEQMNSVLANLDDTLQNDIDSCTSIHDQLKALMDTIQAQCKDNEPSSYIGFRKCEKKMAEAKSLLQELSTKPELTATFKPETTITQLLSDFNILGNVQENLEIKIGHQLSENKSSKQTHISRVFKTGKKSTFNVKIKPETKNCSIIGITELPSGEIVIADDRNNSVKVLNRDYKVIAQCDVPIEPKDICHISGNQVAVAVNWPEDVTHEVHFLTVSAGTITMTRKFSVDHDCVSIRHHEEQLYVGSITALYIYTHAGKQVKKILENRSGRQTVIHFALNQVGNKIYICNYYDPKLFTIDMNGSIVATLKDPDISTACDVHVSEDGHVFVCSWYNNMVVQVDQEGKKKLATLVRKEDGINCPKAAWYSPYTGRLIVGGKQDNILVVELQ